A single window of Zea mays cultivar B73 chromosome 10, Zm-B73-REFERENCE-NAM-5.0, whole genome shotgun sequence DNA harbors:
- the LOC103640676 gene encoding uncharacterized protein LOC103640676: MSPSVMATWRRRPPPPSLLHSKGSCPPPDSPSPGPGAAAPPPAASATSSPAAKGSSGACRTRVAGRGHQPVRDDDDDAVVPAAAAAEHHGRSADDEADRDRLVPAAALQLAAALPRAHHAHQQGGRLGGVPPEREDPRARRRQALQKIFYFLTLYISRSIDN; encoded by the exons ATGTCTCCCTCCGTGATGGCCACATGGcgccgtcggccaccgccgccgtCACTACTCCATTCCAAAGGCTCGTGTCCGCCGCCGGACTCCCCGTCGCCTGGTCCTGGTGCTGCTGCTCCACCGCCGGCGGCTTCCGCGACGTCGTCCCCAGCGGCGAAAGGATCATCAGGCGCATGCAG GACACGTGTGGCCGGTCGAGGGCACCAACCAGTccgggacgacgacgacgacgctgttGTACCTGCAGCCGCTGCTGCTGAGCATCATGGACGATCTGCAGATGATGAAGCAGATCGAGATCGACTAGTACCTGCTGCTGCGCTCCAACTGGCGGCTGCCCTGCCTCGAGCTCATCATGCTCATCAGCAAGGCGGCCGGCTCGGTGGTGTACCGCCAGAACGCGAGGACCCCCGGGCACGACGACGGCAGGCGCTACAAAAGATATTCTATTTTTTGACACTGTATATCTCTCGTAGCATAGACAACTAG